A single genomic interval of Amblyomma americanum isolate KBUSLIRL-KWMA chromosome 11, ASM5285725v1, whole genome shotgun sequence harbors:
- the LOC144109738 gene encoding uncharacterized protein LOC144109738 — protein MAIIVEMYGNVGHSLCSLCSMLFSSFLILTWHFRIADVLDEPQQAEQSRVTATYSLTYSLPAVPNDIQFSIERHQSGQCFRARSRVVQWLYHDLCLYTMYPGKLYNEAAQALVSRYPNLADSSGTGYDSWREALRFKAKYERRKIRIQQNDGATAPDGEDEDSIAGHIEGMKSAVQKARPDMAYILDCMRRTFPTRRKWIGSEDPSVEVAIEKFPALAMSSIAQLEFELITCVPVLERLEEALQRTKEKIVHAARKKRHLEGFLEDFDARMDGTSEAAVYETTVTAAVCLLPSMVKERVETFVRPFDPAAVHYIPTVVHRGGILTTTDFSVCLEKICIKETSLLAAVATQMALYWAFNIVFDKKAQRSFDLLCRLINVDSGLRPTPLVRLAQTVLGK, from the exons ATGGCAATCATAGTAGAAATGTATGGAAATGTTGGCCACAGTCTGTGCTCACTGTGTAGTATgctcttctcttcttttcttattttaacCTGGCACTTTAGGATTGCGGATGTTCTTGACGAGCCCCAGCAAGCGGAGCAATCCCGTGTCACTGCCACATACAGCCTCACATACAGCCTGCCAGCTGTACCAAACGACATCCAATTCAGCATAGAGCGCCACCAAAGTGGACAATGCTTCAGAGCACGGAGCAGAGTTGTCCAATGGCTCTATCATGACCTCTGCTTATACACCAT GTACCCTGGCAAGCTGTACAATGAGGCTGCGCAAGCTCTGGTGTCCAGGTACCCAAACCTGGCTGACTCATCTGGCACCGGCTAT gactcTTGGCGAGAAGCTCTCCGCTTCAAAGCAAAATATGAGCGGAGAAAAATCCGTATCCAGCAGAATGATGGG gcaactgCACCAGACGGGGAGGATGAAGACAGTATTGCTGGCCACATCGAAGGAATGAAGTCGGCAGTACAAAAAGCTCGGCCAGACATGGCTTACATATTAGACTGTATGCGCCGAACATTTCCTACCCGAAGGAAGTGGATTGGATCCGAGGATCCATCAGTGGAAGTGGCAATAGAGAAATTTCCAGCATTGGCCATGAGCTCAATC GCCCAGCTGGAGTTTGAGCTGATCACATGCGTGCCAGTCTTGGAACGGCTTGAAGAGGCCCTTCagcgcacaaaagaaaaaattgtgcaTGCAGCTCGAAAGAAGCGCCACCTGGAAGGCTTCCTTGAAGACTTCGATGCCCGCATGGATGGCACTTCGGAAGCTGCAGTATATG AGACAACAGTCACGGCAGCAGTATGCCTGTTGCCAAGCATGGTGAAGGAAAGAGTAGAGACTTTCGTCCGCCCATTT gATCCTGCAGCTGTGCACTATATACCAACTGTAGTGCACAGAGGAGGCATTCTGAcaacgacagatttttctgtttgCCTTGAGAAGATTTGCATCAAGGAGACAAGCCTGCTGGCGGCAGTTGCAACCCAGATGGCCTTGTACTGGGCATTTAATATAGTTTTCGATAAAAAAGCACAGCGGTCATTTGACTTGCTGTGCAGGCTCATCAATGTTGACAGTGGCCTACGGCCAACTCCACTTGTGCGTTTGGCACAAACTGTTTTgggaaagtga